A window of Desulfovermiculus halophilus DSM 18834 contains these coding sequences:
- a CDS encoding sugar transferase: MDASNFVGPRPDATGYADKLQGDDRIVLSVRPGITGPATLKYRDEEEILARQDDPERYNREVIWPDKVRLNREYVRNWSFWKDVKYIWQTVVH; this comes from the coding sequence ATTGACGCAAGTAATTTTGTAGGACCCAGGCCGGATGCTACTGGTTATGCGGACAAGCTGCAGGGGGATGACCGGATAGTCCTCTCCGTCCGGCCGGGGATCACCGGACCGGCGACATTGAAATACCGGGATGAAGAGGAGATATTGGCCAGGCAGGATGATCCGGAGAGATACAACCGGGAGGTCATCTGGCCGGATAAGGTGCGCTTAAACCGGGAATATGTGCGGAACTGGTCCTTTTGGAAGGATGTGAAATATATTTGGCAGACAGTGGTTCACTGA